A window of Polaromonas hydrogenivorans contains these coding sequences:
- a CDS encoding HTH-type transcriptional regulator ArgP, whose protein sequence is MLDARQLEALAAVIEGGSFGAAAKALSVTLAAVSLRIKSLEAALGQRLLVRGKRVAATPAGQALLAHVKQLRLMEADLMAGLPGAGADTARMQTLSVAVNADSLTSWFLPGVAPAVQQHRLLLDVVVDDQDHTHDALKSGDVVGCVTTLAQAMRGCVAEPLGIMRYRCVAAPALVAEWGAALPHLMLRSPAVIFNRKDALQDAWLAQHFNLQGALYPRHFVPAVDAFELALELGLGWGMMHDLLLQARTGRAPLQEVLPGHPVDVVLYWQHWAREPLAAQRLTQAIKRAARDGLLQG, encoded by the coding sequence ATGCTGGATGCAAGGCAACTCGAAGCACTGGCCGCCGTCATTGAAGGCGGCAGTTTTGGCGCGGCCGCCAAGGCGCTGAGCGTGACGCTCGCAGCGGTGTCCTTGCGCATCAAGTCGCTGGAGGCGGCGCTCGGTCAGCGGCTGCTGGTGCGCGGCAAGCGGGTAGCCGCCACCCCGGCCGGCCAGGCTTTGCTGGCGCATGTCAAGCAGTTGCGGCTGATGGAAGCCGACCTGATGGCCGGCCTGCCGGGCGCGGGCGCTGACACGGCGCGCATGCAGACCCTGAGCGTGGCGGTGAATGCCGATTCGCTGACCAGTTGGTTCCTGCCGGGCGTGGCGCCCGCCGTGCAACAGCACCGCCTGCTGCTCGACGTGGTGGTCGATGACCAGGACCACACCCATGACGCGCTCAAGAGCGGCGATGTGGTCGGCTGCGTCACCACGCTGGCGCAGGCCATGCGCGGCTGCGTGGCCGAGCCGCTGGGCATCATGCGCTACCGCTGCGTGGCCGCGCCGGCGCTGGTTGCCGAGTGGGGCGCCGCCCTGCCTCACCTCATGCTGCGCAGCCCGGCAGTGATCTTCAACCGCAAGGACGCGCTGCAGGACGCCTGGCTGGCGCAGCATTTCAACTTGCAGGGTGCGCTGTATCCGCGCCACTTCGTCCCGGCGGTCGATGCCTTCGAGCTGGCGCTGGAACTCGGCCTGGGCTGGGGCATGATGCACGATCTGCTGCTGCAGGCGCGCACCGGGCGGGCGCCGCTGCAGGAAGTCCTGCCCGGCCATCCGGTCGATGTGGTGCTGTACTGGCAGCACTGGGCGCGCGAGCCGCTGGCCGCCCAGCGCCTGACGCAGGCCATCAAGC
- a CDS encoding LysE/ArgO family amino acid transporter, whose product MNLFTAPAFFAGLALSLSLIMAIGPQNAHVMRMGLRREHLWLTVAICVVTDVSLIAVGVGGLAQLGGLSGKLLGALTGAGAVLLFMYGAQAMQRFVRPAPLAVPGAGPEAAPGMSRRRAIGLAVAMSWLNPHAWLDTAVLMGTASLAYARPDNAVFGLGAAAGSLLWFSALGLAMWSLGSRLNAPWVWRALDGLVALMMWGTGAWLLAGLV is encoded by the coding sequence ATGAACCTCTTCACCGCTCCGGCTTTCTTCGCTGGCCTGGCTTTAAGCCTGTCGCTCATCATGGCCATCGGGCCGCAAAACGCCCATGTCATGCGCATGGGGCTGCGGCGCGAGCACCTGTGGCTGACGGTGGCGATTTGCGTGGTGACCGATGTGTCGCTGATCGCCGTCGGCGTGGGCGGGCTGGCGCAACTGGGCGGCCTGTCGGGCAAGCTGCTGGGCGCGCTGACGGGCGCTGGCGCCGTGTTGCTGTTCATGTACGGCGCGCAGGCGATGCAGCGCTTTGTCCGGCCGGCGCCGCTGGCCGTACCGGGCGCAGGGCCTGAGGCGGCGCCAGGCATGTCGCGCCGCCGCGCCATCGGCCTGGCCGTCGCCATGTCCTGGCTCAATCCGCATGCCTGGCTGGACACCGCCGTGCTGATGGGCACCGCCTCGCTGGCCTACGCGCGGCCCGACAACGCGGTGTTTGGGCTGGGCGCGGCCGCCGGTTCGCTGCTGTGGTTCAGCGCCCTCGGCCTGGCGATGTGGAGCCTGGGCAGCCGCCTGAACGCGCCGTGGGTCTGGCGCGCGCTCGATGGCTTGGTGGCGCTGATGATGTGGGGCACCGGCGCGTGGCTGCTGGCCGGGCTGGTTTAG
- a CDS encoding SemiSWEET transporter — protein MLLTDLIGYCAATLTTASFVPQAWHTFHTRDVRGISLGMYSAFTVGVLCWTVYGLLMDAWPIVVANCITLVLALAILVMKLRYHQA, from the coding sequence ATGCTGCTTACCGATTTGATTGGCTACTGCGCCGCCACCCTCACCACGGCCAGCTTTGTACCCCAGGCCTGGCACACCTTTCATACCCGGGACGTGCGCGGCATTTCGCTGGGCATGTACAGCGCGTTCACCGTCGGCGTGCTGTGCTGGACCGTCTATGGTTTGCTGATGGACGCCTGGCCCATCGTCGTGGCCAATTGCATCACCCTGGTCCTGGCGCTGGCCATTTTGGTGATGAAGCTGCGCTATCACCAGGCCTGA
- a CDS encoding LysR family transcriptional regulator, protein MAKLKQLESFVSVVARGSLTAAALAEGVAPAIMGRRLDALEERLGVKLLVRTTRRITLTHEGSAFLEDCQRLLADLANAEASVSAGGVKASGHLRITAPAGFGRRHVAPLVATFREQHADVTITLNLGDRVVDLAGEGFDCAVRVGDLPDSSLVSVRLADNRRLCVATPRYLKQHGTPQHPAELAKFDCLTLSSEASQTRGWAFHVAGELVYLKPGGPLDCSDGQVLHDWCLAGYGIAWRSTWEVESEIAAGRLVAVLEDFAAPANGIYAVFPQRKHLPLRVRLWIDFLKHHYSQPEFWRQ, encoded by the coding sequence ATGGCCAAACTCAAGCAGCTCGAATCCTTTGTCTCCGTGGTCGCGCGCGGCAGCCTGACGGCGGCGGCGCTGGCCGAGGGCGTGGCGCCAGCCATCATGGGGCGCAGGCTCGATGCGCTGGAGGAGCGCCTGGGCGTCAAGCTCTTGGTGCGCACCACGCGGCGCATCACGCTGACGCACGAGGGCAGCGCTTTCCTCGAAGACTGCCAGCGCCTGCTGGCCGACCTGGCCAATGCCGAGGCCAGCGTGTCGGCCGGCGGCGTCAAGGCCAGCGGCCACCTGCGCATCACCGCGCCGGCTGGCTTTGGCCGGCGCCATGTCGCGCCGCTGGTGGCCACATTCCGCGAGCAGCATGCCGACGTGACCATCACGCTGAACCTGGGCGACCGGGTGGTCGATCTGGCCGGCGAAGGCTTTGACTGCGCGGTGCGCGTCGGCGACCTGCCCGACTCGTCGCTGGTCAGCGTCCGGTTGGCCGACAACCGGCGGCTGTGCGTGGCCACGCCGCGCTATTTAAAGCAGCATGGCACGCCGCAGCACCCCGCCGAACTGGCCAAATTCGACTGCCTCACGCTGTCCAGCGAAGCCTCGCAGACGCGCGGCTGGGCGTTTCATGTGGCCGGCGAACTGGTTTATCTGAAACCCGGAGGCCCGCTCGACTGCTCCGACGGGCAGGTGCTGCACGACTGGTGCCTGGCGGGCTACGGCATTGCTTGGCGCAGCACCTGGGAAGTCGAGTCCGAAATCGCCGCCGGCCGGCTGGTGGCGGTGCTGGAAGACTTTGCCGCGCCGGCCAACGGCATTTACGCCGTGTTTCCGCAGCGCAAGCATCTGCCGTTGCGGGTGCGGCTGTGGATCGATTTCCTGAAGCACCACTACAGCCAGCCGGAGTTCTGGCGGCAGTAA